Sequence from the Caballeronia sp. SL2Y3 genome:
GTCCCTGCACGACGAACGCGACGGCACCACGCATCGCGAACTGAACGGCGTCGAAACGCTTCGGCGCGTGTTGAGCGAAGACCTCGGCATTCGTCTGCCCGATGCGGACGGCTCGATCGCTTCGTCCGATCTCGACGCCGCACTCGCGCGCCTCGCGCAGTCCGATCCCGCCTGACGCATCGCGCCGATGTTCAAGAGCAATAAAACGCGCGGCCGCCGCGAATTCCATACGCACCATCGCAGCGCCATGCTCGCGCAACGGCTGCCCGCGTGGCGCTCGACCTTCGTGCTCGCGGGCGTCACCGCCGCGTTCCTCGCGCTCGCCGGGCGCGCGCTGTGGGTGCAGGTGGTGGATCACGCGTTCTACATCGGCGAAGGACAGAAACGCTACCAGCGAACGCTCGCGCTCGACGCCACGCGCGGGCGCATCGTCGATAGAAACGGCGCGATGCTCGCGGTCAGCCTCGCCACGTACGAAGTCTGGGCGAGCCCGAAGCGTTTCGACGCCGCGCGCGCCGACGACATCGCCAAGCTGCTCGACTTTCCTGCGAGCGAACTCACCCGCCGCATCGGCACGGATCGCAGCTTCGTGCTGCTCAAACGCCAGGTGGATGCAGAGACGGCCGAGCGCATCGCGGAAATCGGTCGCGCGGGCATCACGCTCGTGCCGGACACCAAGCGCTTCTATCCCGAAGGCGAATCGGCGGCGCATGTCGTCGGCTTCACGGACAACGAGGATCGCGGGCAGGAAGGCGTGGAGCTTGCCGCCGACGCGCGCCTCGCCGGTTCGGCCGGGCAGCGCGAAGTCATCCGCGACCGGCTCGGGCGCGTGGTGTCGCAGATCGGCGAAACGGAGATGCCGCAGAACGGCGAGACCATCCACTTGACGATCGACCGGCGCATCCAGCAACTCGCGCATTCGCAACTCAAGGCGGCCGTCGCCAAGCATCGGGCGCGTGCGGGCAGCGTCGTCGTGCTGGACGCGAAGAACGGCGAAGTGCTGGCGCTCGCTAACTACCCGAGCTTCGATCCCAACGACCGCCGCCGTCTCACGGGCGAGCAGCTTCGCAACCGCGCGCTCACGGATACGTTCGAGCCGGGCTCGACGATCAAGCCGCTCGTGGCCGCGCTCGCCATCGACCTCGGTCACGTGCGGCCCGACACGCGCATCGACACGAACCCCGGCACGCTGAAGATCGGGCCGAACGTGATTCACGACACGTCGAATCACGGCGTCATCACGGTGTCGGAGGCCGTGCAGATGTCGAGCAACGTGGCGCTGACGCAGCTCGCGCTGAAGATTCCCGCGCGGACCATCTGGGACAAGTACCGCGAATACGGCATCGGACAGGCCCCGGAAGTGACGTTCCCCGGCGCGGCCACGGGACGGCTGCGCGCGCCGGAACGCTGGAAGCCGATCGAACAGGCGACGATGGCCTACGGCTACGGCCTGTCGCTGTCGCTACTTCAGATCGCGCAGATCTACACGGCGTATGCCGGCGACGGGCGCTTTCACGCAGCGACGCTCATCCACGGCGAAACGCGCCGCGCGGGCACGCCGGTCGTTAAGCCCGCGA
This genomic interval carries:
- a CDS encoding penicillin-binding protein 2; the encoded protein is MFKSNKTRGRREFHTHHRSAMLAQRLPAWRSTFVLAGVTAAFLALAGRALWVQVVDHAFYIGEGQKRYQRTLALDATRGRIVDRNGAMLAVSLATYEVWASPKRFDAARADDIAKLLDFPASELTRRIGTDRSFVLLKRQVDAETAERIAEIGRAGITLVPDTKRFYPEGESAAHVVGFTDNEDRGQEGVELAADARLAGSAGQREVIRDRLGRVVSQIGETEMPQNGETIHLTIDRRIQQLAHSQLKAAVAKHRARAGSVVVLDAKNGEVLALANYPSFDPNDRRRLTGEQLRNRALTDTFEPGSTIKPLVAALAIDLGHVRPDTRIDTNPGTLKIGPNVIHDTSNHGVITVSEAVQMSSNVALTQLALKIPARTIWDKYREYGIGQAPEVTFPGAATGRLRAPERWKPIEQATMAYGYGLSLSLLQIAQIYTAYAGDGRFHAATLIHGETRRAGTPVVKPATAAAVRHMLEAATGSDGTGRAAAVEGYRVGGKTGTARKQVGRSYAANKYRASFVGIAPMSDPRVIVAVMIDEPSGGAYYGGTVAGPVFSGIVGGTLPLLGVPPDA